In Argonema galeatum A003/A1, one DNA window encodes the following:
- a CDS encoding GerMN domain-containing protein, with amino-acid sequence MDKRQPPRRVPPRAIATIGALILAIGGGTVWLALNSRTPTPAPIPTSANSMQAVPVQDTADIYWLQDRDNKFELVARPVTLDKAASKNPSAILEQAFIRLLAGPSDTNDRVSTSIPKGTKLRSVTVQNDGVSVDLSQEFMSGGGSASMTGRLGQVIYTATSLNPNAKVFISVDGKRLETLGGEGLVLEQPLTRQGFQKDFPL; translated from the coding sequence ATGGATAAGCGACAACCGCCTCGTCGTGTTCCTCCTCGTGCCATTGCGACTATCGGGGCGCTGATTTTAGCTATTGGTGGCGGAACGGTTTGGTTGGCACTTAACTCGCGCACTCCTACCCCTGCCCCTATCCCCACGTCTGCCAACTCTATGCAGGCAGTACCAGTACAGGATACGGCTGATATTTATTGGCTTCAAGATCGGGACAATAAATTTGAGTTGGTTGCTCGTCCTGTAACGCTGGATAAGGCTGCAAGCAAAAATCCCAGCGCTATTTTAGAGCAAGCTTTCATCCGCTTATTGGCTGGGCCTAGCGATACCAATGACCGCGTTTCTACAAGCATTCCCAAAGGAACCAAACTACGGAGCGTAACCGTTCAAAATGACGGTGTTAGTGTCGATCTGTCCCAGGAGTTTATGTCTGGCGGTGGCAGTGCTTCGATGACGGGGCGTTTGGGACAAGTCATCTACACGGCTACCAGCTTAAACCCAAATGCTAAGGTCTTTATCTCTGTGGATGGGAAACGTCTGGAGACTTTAGGCGGTGAAGGTTTGGTGCTGGAACAGCCATTGACTCGCCAAGGTTTTCAGAAAGACTTTCCCCTGTAG
- a CDS encoding DUF2993 domain-containing protein, with protein MELITILLSGLLGFLSPVGFVVDSVAQNAIRSRFAKVEQLQVRVDNAPSHQLIQGKVERVRIAGRGLWVTPNLRIAALELETDRLDVNLQGLRQPRPSSPARESQRLPTGALRQPVQAGLRLVLTEQDINKLLQSPDVTARLRTLGNRFLGNMGGLQAQAYELTNPRVEFLADNRLRLQVALQEKGETVTAQTSSKQLTLTVESGLGIVSGHQVQFVSPKASLNDNPVPAFLLNPIVQSLTQQLDLHKLEEAGITARLLQLDVNQKQMEIAAFVRVQPQPPPEKGKN; from the coding sequence ATGGAATTAATCACAATCCTTTTATCTGGCTTGCTTGGTTTCCTCTCCCCAGTTGGGTTCGTCGTCGATAGCGTGGCCCAGAATGCGATTCGCTCCCGATTTGCCAAGGTGGAACAGCTGCAAGTCCGCGTTGACAACGCTCCCTCCCACCAGCTTATACAAGGTAAGGTAGAACGGGTGAGGATTGCTGGGCGCGGCTTGTGGGTGACGCCAAATTTGCGAATAGCTGCCCTGGAATTGGAAACCGATCGCCTTGATGTCAATTTACAGGGTCTGAGACAGCCCCGTCCGAGTTCCCCCGCCAGAGAGTCTCAGAGATTGCCAACTGGGGCTTTGCGGCAACCAGTGCAGGCGGGATTGCGTTTGGTTTTAACCGAGCAGGATATCAACAAACTCCTGCAATCACCAGATGTAACAGCTAGGTTGCGTACTTTGGGAAACCGCTTTTTGGGCAATATGGGCGGCCTACAGGCCCAAGCCTACGAGTTGACCAATCCACGAGTGGAATTTCTGGCTGATAACCGCCTGCGCTTGCAGGTGGCATTACAAGAAAAAGGCGAAACTGTAACCGCGCAAACCAGTTCCAAACAGCTGACTCTTACGGTAGAGTCGGGGCTGGGTATAGTGTCTGGGCATCAGGTGCAATTTGTTTCGCCAAAAGCCTCTCTCAACGATAATCCCGTTCCCGCTTTCTTGCTAAACCCGATCGTGCAAAGTCTCACTCAGCAGTTGGATCTCCATAAACTGGAAGAGGCCGGAATTACAGCGCGGCTCCTACAATTAGATGTGAATCAAAAGCAAATGGAAATAGCGGCGTTTGTGCGAGTACAGCCACAGCCCCCGCCTGAAAAAGGGAAAAACTAA
- a CDS encoding ArsR/SmtB family transcription factor gives MKQAQPVPQEVVQQVAEYFSILSEPMRLRLLNLLRNGEKCVQELVEATETSQANVSKHLKVMLQAGILSRRSEGTSAYYKVEDELIFDLCNLVCDRLATRIEEQARCFRDFSLASKE, from the coding sequence ATGAAACAAGCGCAACCTGTACCACAAGAAGTTGTGCAACAAGTGGCTGAGTACTTCAGCATTTTGAGCGAACCAATGCGCCTGCGGCTGTTAAACTTGCTCCGCAACGGCGAAAAATGCGTGCAAGAACTGGTGGAGGCGACCGAAACCAGTCAGGCTAACGTCTCTAAGCACCTGAAAGTGATGCTGCAAGCTGGTATCCTTAGCCGCCGGAGTGAAGGAACTTCCGCCTACTACAAGGTGGAGGATGAGTTAATTTTCGATCTGTGTAACTTGGTTTGCGATCGCTTAGCAACCCGCATTGAAGAGCAAGCTCGTTGCTTTCGAGACTTTAGCCTAGCCAGCAAGGAGTGA
- a CDS encoding Uma2 family endonuclease: MTITTAKRFTVAEYHRLAELRFLADNNRFELIKGEIVKMAAKGTPHSVCETRLERELFKLVGERATLRGQQPIIIPDDSEPEPDLVIARNRDDNYLSSHPSPVDVLLLIEISDSTLSYDQGVKLPLYAEAGISDYWIFNLVANYLECYSQPYQDERGNFGDRQRVIFLPNESVNLPGFPELLVDLSKVFPIVKDRG, encoded by the coding sequence ATGACCATCACCACCGCTAAACGCTTTACTGTAGCTGAATATCACCGTCTTGCAGAACTCAGATTTTTGGCTGATAATAACCGATTTGAGCTAATTAAGGGAGAAATTGTCAAAATGGCAGCTAAAGGTACACCCCACTCTGTTTGCGAAACCCGTTTGGAACGCGAGTTATTCAAGCTAGTGGGAGAACGTGCGACACTGCGAGGACAACAACCGATTATTATCCCTGATGATAGTGAACCAGAACCGGATTTGGTCATTGCAAGGAATCGCGACGATAATTATCTTAGCTCTCATCCCAGTCCGGTTGATGTGTTGTTGTTAATTGAAATTTCAGACTCAACTTTAAGTTATGACCAAGGTGTTAAATTACCTCTTTATGCTGAAGCAGGGATATCTGACTATTGGATATTCAATTTAGTGGCTAATTATCTAGAATGTTACAGTCAACCATATCAGGATGAGAGAGGTAATTTTGGCGATCGCCAGAGAGTGATTTTTTTGCCCAATGAGTCAGTTAATTTGCCTGGTTTTCCTGAGTTATTGGTTGATTTATCTAAGGTTTTTCCGATAGTTAAGGATCGGGGTTAG
- a CDS encoding proline--tRNA ligase codes for MRLSQMLFVTLREDPAEAEIPSHKLLLRAGYIRRIGSGIYAYLPLMWRVLQKVSQIVREEMNATLAQECLLPQLQPSELWRESGRWDTYTQAEGIMFALTDRQERELGLGPTHEEVITTIAKEMIRSYRQLPLHLYQIQTKFRDEIRPRFGLMRGREFIMKDGYSFHADEESLKKTYQDMHQAYSNMLRRCGLSFRAVQADSGAIGGSGSQEFMVLAEAGEDEVLYTEDGQYAANVEKAVSLPADAETSIFTSYEKRETPGTDTIEKLCKFLKSSPTQVVKNVLYQAVYDNGMTVLVLVIIRADQEVNEVKLQNELTKLSANYGGKTLLLLTVPDAEAQQKWAAKSLPLGYIAPDIADDYIAEHKQVNSKFLRLVDKTVVDLKNFVTGSNESGYHVVGANWGEPLKLPEIVVDVRKARPGDRAMHNPDQTLQSARGIEVGHIFQLGIKYSKAMGATYTNEQGEEVPLVMGCYGVGVSRLAQSAVEQSYDKDGIIWPVAIAPYHVIISVPNVSDADQLQAAEQLYDQLNEAGIETLLDDRNERAGVKFKDADLIGIPYRIVTGKSLKSGKVEVVERANHKAHEIALDEVVATLKQWIDAEKQK; via the coding sequence ATGCGACTCTCTCAAATGCTATTCGTCACGCTGCGGGAAGATCCAGCCGAAGCAGAAATCCCCAGTCACAAACTACTACTCCGCGCAGGCTACATCCGTCGCATTGGTAGCGGTATCTACGCCTATCTCCCCTTGATGTGGCGGGTGCTGCAAAAAGTTTCTCAGATTGTGCGCGAGGAAATGAACGCTACCCTAGCACAAGAGTGTCTGCTACCGCAGCTGCAACCCTCAGAGTTATGGCGCGAGTCGGGTCGCTGGGACACCTACACCCAAGCTGAGGGTATTATGTTCGCTCTCACAGACCGACAAGAGCGAGAATTAGGATTGGGGCCAACTCACGAAGAAGTAATTACTACTATTGCTAAGGAAATGATTCGTTCCTATCGGCAATTACCTCTGCACTTGTACCAAATTCAAACCAAATTCCGCGATGAAATCCGCCCCAGATTTGGTTTGATGCGCGGACGCGAATTCATTATGAAAGATGGCTATTCGTTCCACGCTGATGAGGAAAGCCTGAAGAAAACTTATCAGGATATGCACCAAGCTTACAGCAATATGTTACGGCGCTGCGGTTTAAGTTTTCGTGCAGTGCAAGCTGATTCAGGCGCAATTGGTGGTTCTGGTTCTCAAGAATTTATGGTACTAGCGGAAGCGGGAGAAGATGAGGTTTTATACACCGAAGATGGTCAGTACGCGGCTAATGTAGAAAAAGCTGTTTCTTTGCCAGCCGATGCAGAAACTTCTATTTTCACAAGTTATGAAAAACGCGAAACTCCTGGAACAGATACAATAGAAAAACTCTGCAAATTCCTCAAATCTTCTCCCACTCAAGTGGTAAAAAATGTCCTTTATCAGGCTGTTTACGATAATGGCATGACCGTGTTGGTACTGGTGATAATTCGCGCCGATCAAGAAGTTAATGAGGTAAAGTTGCAGAATGAATTGACTAAGTTGTCGGCGAACTACGGAGGTAAAACTTTGTTATTGCTGACGGTTCCAGACGCAGAAGCACAACAAAAATGGGCGGCAAAATCTTTACCTTTGGGATATATTGCTCCTGATATCGCTGATGATTATATTGCCGAGCATAAGCAGGTTAATTCTAAGTTTCTGCGATTGGTTGATAAGACTGTTGTCGATTTAAAGAATTTCGTGACTGGTTCTAATGAGTCTGGCTATCATGTTGTTGGTGCTAATTGGGGCGAGCCATTGAAATTACCGGAAATTGTGGTGGATGTAAGAAAAGCTCGTCCGGGCGATCGGGCCATGCACAACCCAGATCAAACCTTACAAAGCGCCAGAGGAATTGAAGTCGGTCATATCTTCCAACTTGGCATCAAATATTCTAAAGCAATGGGAGCCACCTATACCAACGAACAAGGCGAAGAAGTTCCCCTAGTGATGGGTTGTTATGGTGTCGGCGTATCGCGATTAGCTCAATCTGCGGTAGAACAATCTTATGACAAAGATGGAATAATTTGGCCTGTTGCGATCGCACCATATCACGTCATCATCTCAGTTCCCAATGTAAGTGACGCCGATCAACTGCAAGCAGCCGAACAACTTTACGACCAGCTAAATGAAGCCGGAATTGAAACTCTACTTGATGACCGTAACGAACGCGCTGGGGTAAAATTCAAAGATGCCGATTTGATTGGAATTCCCTATCGCATTGTCACCGGAAAATCTCTTAAATCAGGCAAAGTTGAAGTTGTGGAAAGAGCAAATCACAAAGCTCATGAAATTGCTCTTGATGAAGTTGTTGCCACACTCAAACAGTGGATTGATGCTGAAAAGCAAAAATAA